One part of the Parabacteroides distasonis ATCC 8503 genome encodes these proteins:
- a CDS encoding primase-helicase family protein, producing the protein MTKTKNEKEEFIRVGTTLYKLVNQPRLNGGYVRKRIVWNNETLRQDYGKDYLATVPKYDGFCTVPNHVDYRPVVDKFLNLYEPIEHCPQQGEFPCIQSLVRHIFGEQYELGMDYLQLLYLQPVQKLPILLLVSEERNTGKSTFLNFLKALFQNNVTFNTNEDFRSQFNSDWAGKLLIVVDEVLLNRREDSERLKNLSTTLSYKVEAKGKDRDEIAFFAKFVLCSNNEYLPVIIDAGETRYWVRKIDRLQSDDTDFLQKLKAEIPAFLHFLQHRQLSTEKESRMWFAPSLLHTEALRKIIRSNRNRLEIEIHELILDIMDSVGTDTFSFCYNDLLLLLVHSQVKVEKYQVRKVLQECWKLTPASNGLTYTTYQFNYNRECRYEPIKRVGRFYTVTRKQLDSL; encoded by the coding sequence CGCATTGTGTGGAACAACGAGACACTACGGCAGGACTATGGCAAGGACTATCTCGCCACCGTGCCGAAGTATGACGGTTTCTGTACAGTCCCAAACCATGTGGATTATCGTCCCGTGGTGGACAAGTTTCTCAACCTCTATGAGCCGATAGAGCATTGTCCACAGCAAGGCGAGTTTCCCTGCATCCAATCATTGGTTCGCCACATTTTCGGGGAGCAATACGAGTTAGGAATGGACTATCTGCAACTGCTCTACCTGCAACCCGTACAAAAACTGCCCATCCTGCTGTTGGTATCGGAAGAACGCAATACGGGCAAGAGCACGTTCCTGAACTTTCTGAAAGCCCTCTTTCAGAACAATGTCACGTTCAACACCAACGAGGACTTCCGCAGCCAGTTCAATTCCGATTGGGCAGGAAAACTCCTTATCGTGGTGGATGAAGTGCTGCTCAACCGCAGGGAGGACAGCGAGCGGTTGAAGAACCTCAGTACAACTCTATCCTATAAAGTGGAAGCCAAAGGCAAAGACCGTGACGAGATAGCGTTCTTTGCCAAGTTTGTGCTGTGCTCCAACAACGAGTATCTGCCCGTAATCATAGATGCAGGAGAAACACGCTATTGGGTACGCAAGATAGACCGCTTGCAGTCCGATGATACCGACTTCCTGCAAAAGCTGAAAGCGGAGATACCTGCCTTTCTCCATTTCCTGCAACACAGACAGCTATCCACCGAAAAAGAAAGCCGTATGTGGTTTGCACCCTCGTTGTTGCATACCGAAGCCTTGCGGAAGATTATCCGCAGCAACCGCAACCGATTGGAGATAGAGATACACGAACTTATCCTTGACATCATGGACAGTGTCGGTACGGACACATTCTCGTTCTGTTACAACGACCTTCTTCTTTTGCTGGTACACTCACAGGTAAAGGTGGAGAAGTACCAAGTACGGAAAGTGCTGCAAGAGTGTTGGAAACTTACTCCGGCATCCAACGGACTTACCTATACGACCTACCAATTTAATTACAATCGGGAGTGCCGTTATGAGCCGATTAAGAGAGTTGGACGGTTCTATACAGTCACAAGGAAGCAACTTGACTCCCTGTAA